The Candidatus Binatia bacterium DNA segment TTTGCCTGAGACCCTGCTGCTTACCTGCGCCTCTCTATCGGGATGTGCCTTGACGACCCCTGCCACCCGAATAACGCTCTCTACCCGGCGAAGATCGGCGGCAACTGTCTTCAAGCCGATATTGCGCATCTCCTCAGGACCGAGCTTCAAACCCTGTGCCTCTTGCTTCCCCTCCGCGTGCTCGTCGGCTTTGCCCTCTTCGTGGGTATGCGAAGCGGATTCATCCTGTTTCGGTTTGGCGCCGGTGTTTGAAACTTCCTGATGGTTAGACTCCTTGTCATCCTTGTGTCCGCGGCTCGTGATCCTTCCAAGCCAGAAAGAGAGCAACAAAAGGATGGTTGAGACAACCACGAGAATAACTCTCTTGTTTCGCATGCTCGCTCCTACTCGATCCCCGCCTGAAGCTTTAATTCAGCCAGTGAAAGATTGTAGTTTGTTATGGCGTCGACGAATTTCTGTCGCGCTTCGATCATCTGATTTTGAAAGAGAAGGAATTCCGAGAGCTCGACCTGCCGCTCCTCGTAAGCTTTCAGGTAAAGCTCCAGCGTCTCGTCGAATTTTTTCATCGCAGTTTCGGGATAATACGAGAGTTCCTGTTCGCTCAATTTGAGCCTCGTGTAAGCCGCCCGAACGGACCTCTCAATGCCTTGGCGCAAGTTGAGATAATTGATGTTCGCCGCGCTCTTCCGCGCCAGCGCTTCTCGAAGCTCCGCTTGTTTGCGATCGAATATCGGCAGTGGGATCGAGATCCGTCCGCCGATGATATTGTCCCTATCATCGCGCTCGTAGAATGGACCGGCTTTGATGTTCGGAATCTTTTCTGACCGCGTGAGTCTTTCTTCAGCCTCAGTCAGTTTTACCTCACGCTCCAGCGCGGAAAGATCGGGCCTTCGCTCCAACGCAGTCCTGACCAGATCAGCGGGAGAGAGAGACGTCGGAGCCGGCTTCAGTTCGGCGATGACTTCCACCTGGACGTCGGGCTCGAGCCCCAGGTCCGTTCTGAGTTTCGCCAGCGATTCTTCATAGTCTCGCCGCAACCCGATCAGGTCACTTCTGGCCCGACTCAATTCAAATTCTGAAAGAGTGTGCTGAACTTCAGGGATGTCCCCCAGCCTGAGACGGGTGCCGGACGCTTCATAGAGACGGCTTCGGAGATCGACAATCTGTTCTGCCTGCTTGGCCTTTGCTTGATTGTTGACGAGTCGCAGGAATAGTTCGGTTACGCGGAAGCGCAAGGTTCGCTCGAAGTCAGCAACTTCAAATTTGATCTTTTCAAAATTTCTTTGTGCCGCTTGGCGCCGGAAAACAGGTTGGCCGCCAATTTCGAATTCCTGAGAAAAGAACACACCACCCTGAAGAACATTTCG contains these protein-coding regions:
- a CDS encoding TolC family protein, with product MVTSRWIKIYSISFGAYLFSVSSVFGAERLQLTLEQVVRITLERNLELKAKREDLGLAEARLIRANLLFQHNPELEGDVSNRRLNKSEDGSRNVLQGGVFFSQEFEIGGQPVFRRQAAQRNFEKIKFEVADFERTLRFRVTELFLRLVNNQAKAKQAEQIVDLRSRLYEASGTRLRLGDIPEVQHTLSEFELSRARSDLIGLRRDYEESLAKLRTDLGLEPDVQVEVIAELKPAPTSLSPADLVRTALERRPDLSALEREVKLTEAEERLTRSEKIPNIKAGPFYERDDRDNIIGGRISIPLPIFDRKQAELREALARKSAANINYLNLRQGIERSVRAAYTRLKLSEQELSYYPETAMKKFDETLELYLKAYEERQVELSEFLLFQNQMIEARQKFVDAITNYNLSLAELKLQAGIE